A single genomic interval of bacterium harbors:
- the lipA gene encoding lipoyl synthase encodes MIRSDAQRLPTWLRLPRRKPGSLGEVRRTLSELALATVCEGARCPNRGECYASGTATFMILGESCSRNCGFCSVPHARSEKPKPDEPARVAEAVRRLGLGYVVVTSVTRDDLPDGGAGQFAKTVAALRALAPIPRVELLVPDFRGEEASIETAFRACPDVLGHNLETVPRLYPAVRPGADYARSLDLLRRAADAGLTTKTGLMLGLGEDEPELERVYRDVVRAGVGILTLGQYLRPTRSQLPVARYWRPEEFDEQGEKARRIGIPTVVAGPLVRSSYLAEHHFQSNRWRQR; translated from the coding sequence TTGATCCGCTCCGACGCCCAGCGTCTCCCGACCTGGCTGCGGCTTCCCCGAAGAAAACCGGGAAGCCTGGGCGAGGTCAGGCGCACCCTTTCCGAGCTCGCGCTCGCCACGGTCTGCGAGGGCGCCCGGTGCCCCAACCGTGGCGAGTGTTACGCATCGGGGACCGCCACCTTCATGATTTTGGGGGAGAGTTGCTCGCGGAACTGCGGCTTCTGCTCCGTTCCCCACGCAAGGTCGGAAAAACCGAAACCGGACGAGCCGGCGCGGGTGGCCGAGGCCGTCCGGCGATTGGGCCTGGGGTACGTCGTGGTAACCTCGGTCACCCGGGACGACCTCCCCGACGGCGGGGCGGGGCAATTCGCAAAAACGGTCGCGGCCCTGCGCGCCCTGGCTCCGATCCCGCGGGTGGAACTTCTGGTCCCCGATTTCCGTGGTGAAGAAGCGTCCATCGAAACCGCGTTCCGCGCGTGCCCCGACGTGCTGGGGCACAACCTGGAAACCGTCCCCCGCCTCTACCCCGCCGTGCGCCCGGGGGCGGATTACGCGAGGTCGCTCGATCTTCTGCGCCGGGCGGCCGACGCCGGGCTCACCACCAAGACCGGCCTGATGCTGGGGCTGGGCGAGGACGAACCGGAGCTGGAGCGGGTCTACCGTGACGTCGTCCGGGCCGGGGTCGGCATACTCACCCTCGGCCAGTACCTCCGCCCGACCCGGAGCCAGCTTCCCGTGGCGCGTTACTGGCGGCCGGAGGAGTTCGACGAGCAGGGGGAGAAGGCGCGGCGGATCGGGATCCCCACCGTCGTGGCCGGCCCCCTCGTCCGCAGCTCCTACCTGGCCGAACACCATTTCCAATCCAACCGCTGGAGGCAACGATGA
- the raiA gene encoding ribosome-associated translation inhibitor RaiA, giving the protein MRISVVGRNYEVSDAVHRYLEERLARIRRHFDRVMDVNVVLAAEKYRNRAEININVNNVNMRGEGETGDMYTSIDQAVDKIDRQVSRYKDKLASRKHRHAPAKEEELPTVTHELLEPDAGELEEHERRVIQTERHMVKPMSLDEAVMQMDLLNADFYVFTNAGTDKLNVVYRRVDGNVGWIAPE; this is encoded by the coding sequence ATGAGAATCTCCGTCGTCGGTCGGAACTACGAGGTCTCGGACGCCGTCCACCGCTACCTGGAGGAGAGGCTGGCCCGAATCCGCCGCCACTTCGACCGCGTCATGGACGTCAACGTCGTCCTGGCCGCCGAGAAGTACCGCAACCGCGCCGAGATCAACATCAACGTCAACAACGTCAACATGCGCGGCGAGGGGGAGACGGGCGACATGTACACCTCCATTGACCAGGCCGTGGACAAGATTGACCGGCAGGTAAGTCGCTACAAGGACAAGCTCGCGAGCCGCAAGCACCGGCACGCCCCCGCGAAGGAGGAAGAGCTCCCCACCGTGACCCACGAGCTCCTGGAACCCGACGCCGGCGAGCTCGAGGAGCACGAACGCCGGGTCATTCAGACCGAGCGGCACATGGTCAAGCCGATGAGCCTCGACGAGGCCGTGATGCAGATGGACCTCCTGAACGCGGATTTCTACGTCTTCACCAACGCCGGCACCGACAAGCTCAACGTCGTCTACCGGCGGGTGGACGGCAACGTGGGCTGGATCGCCCCCGAGTAG